Proteins encoded by one window of Osmerus eperlanus unplaced genomic scaffold, fOsmEpe2.1 SCAFFOLD_169, whole genome shotgun sequence:
- the si:dkey-92i15.4 gene encoding LOW QUALITY PROTEIN: inner centromere protein A (The sequence of the model RefSeq protein was modified relative to this genomic sequence to represent the inferred CDS: deleted 1 base in 1 codon) → MDLPSSPVYELSRPFTLLSASSPYYSLPPNRQGVLSGSRRGAGGAGRGSGGPREETTEREASVKDNMAAKTQPGPNFLPPREERPTAPPAPQAPPAPQAPPAPQAPPAPQAPPAPGQRRQNGAVSDAGAEPGGEQGASGGVSGQVGRDGGMTDSRKLNLTSWSERGGGASLEEGRQTGEFSVRRGGTTLRRAESLETRVEGRGGRGLFRALNYDPSGLRGEEGRMGAELSRATLALERAGGVQSLPTTLRLQAGSGLRDAGTPGTRSQSIWERIEGSTVLRKQRTRTPGPSGTPPPSETGPCQSWTGAEPSPSAGSQPQTSSPTPPPSASGGGGHARGGGAFPKRLFREERNGVDTAQSTQDVTPSGSSVSVLGRERAPGVELQGQAQRKPPELGQIAQRRGVLEYNTRSLDRARSKLTVAAPSRAARSAYTPSHAPSVEEPSRALRNPSLSPPPGDREEREGERRNKEVTNNGERKGGIGQEGEGVGERTGRPACKRDLEKEASSTPEPSGVNLGSKLLSTNQMNSRATPDPSTRPLACVRSVAREGSITEDVFEPSPQRSTAQPSDRRVLVAPSVASVKNKIHQFETLTQKTQRDFQKPRRAFSVPEHLGRKAGEGASKAGRGQDLGGRRGRWEGVKEERDGVDSGGERMRRTTGNEVKRSAPDQVLGGLPGRGEEEKEKERGWAVRSASVDETGLRWERRVKERETEREAERREKEREAEREAERREKEREAERREKEREAEREAERREKEREAEREAERREKEREAEREAERQAERREKERQAEGGGVQERGRAEESEVGPNTYLKLKDKMEIPLSGGIRERPRRASPVDETSSSQPAEPERPFTPHSRNRRTEAASIKLLNFNNNCNSSEIAELQHSPSPDLSSPVSDDDKTPTNTPHDSPFYPQEGGSPAFTPTAQPHTSSQETNSHLGRDSLSSPSSLPQTGGDLDAWVAGLSRKIERWDCDEEDDEEGTEKDEDSNYDSDESSVTITSNMSQSDRRSFCLSLAELCNFGGVDYETEAEMEDWPPGRSASLSSDVSALSCVSVLDSEELDRLLDDVRSLGDDTLQNYEDVQVVVLHKEVGIGLGFTVAGGEDQNKPVTVHRVFSSGVAAQEGSIREGDLVLSINGTSLSGSAHWQALRTLRKARTLGMGVVVLRRCVASKPVKGVTGADMQGRKQTPPTNTGQRLCVRLEKGSRDLGFSLEGGLGCSLGDRPLSVQKIFLGGPVNKVCPGDEVLEIQGVSVVGMRRLEAWILIRRLPPGPVNVLLHRPLNTSVIHSQSS, encoded by the exons ATGGACCTGCCCTCCAGCCCGGTGTATGAGCTCAGCAGACCCTTCACCCTCCTCTCAGCCAGCTCTCCCTACTACAGCCTGCCCCCAAACAGACAGGGGGTCCTgtcagggagcaggaggggggcagggggcgcgGGGCGCGGCTCAGGGGGCCCCAGAGAGgagacgacagagagagaggccagcgtGAAGGACAACATGGCTGCCAAGACGCAGCCTGGGCCGAACTTCCTTCCCCCGAGGGAGGAGAGGCCCACGGCCCCTccggccccccaggcccctccggccccccaggcccctccggccccccaggcccctccagccccccaggcccctccggCCCCGGGCCAGCGGAGGCAGAACGGGGCTGTGAGTGATGCGGGGGCTGAGCCCGGTGGGGAGCAGGGGGCCAGTGGGGGTGTCTCGGGGCAGGTGGGCAGAGACGGGGGCATGACGGACAGCAGGAAGCTGAACCTGACCAGTTGGAGTGagcgagggggcggggccagccTAGAGGAGGGACGCCAGACCGGAGAGTTCTCTGTGCGCCGGGGAGGGACCACGCTAAGACGGGCCGAGAGTCTGGAgacgagggtggaggggaggggggggcgagggcTTTTCAGGGCTCTGAACTATGACCCCTCTGgtctgaggggggaggaagggaggatgggggctGAATTGAGTCGTGCAACCCTGGCTCTGGAGAGGGCTGGTGGGGTCCAGTCCCTGCCCACCACGCTGAGGCTCCAGGCTGGGTCTGGGCTCAGGGATGCAGGGACACCTGGGACCAGGAGTCAGAGCATCTGGGAGAGGATTGA AGGCTCTACGGTTCTGAGAAAGCAGAGGACTCGAACCCCAGGACCAAGCGGTACTCCGCCCCCATCGGAGACTGGCCCCTGTCAGAGCTGGACGGGGGCGGAGCCTTCGCCCAGCGCAGGAAGTCAACCACAGACTTCATCCCCAACTCCTCCCCCATCAgccagtggaggagggggtcatgcgaggggggggggggcctttcCTAAGCGTCTTTTCAGGGAAGAGAGGAACGGTGTGGACACAGCGCAGAGCACTCAGGACGTCACGCCCTCAGGGTCTTCAGTGTCAGTGTTGGGCAGGGAGAGAGCTCCAGGGGTGGAGTTGCAGGGCCAAGCCCAGAGGAAGCCTCCTGAGCTGGGGCAGATCGCCCAGAGAAGAGGGGTGCTGGAGTACAACACCAGGTCTCTGGACAGGGCCAGGAGTAAACTCACTGTGGCAGCTCCGAGCAGGGCTGCCAGGTCtgcatacacaccctcacacgctcCCTCAGTGGAGGAGCCATCCAGGGCTCTCAggaatccatctctctctcctccacctggagacagggaggagagagagggggaaaggaggaatAAAGAGGTAACAAACaacggagagagaaaaggtgggATCGGCCAAGAGGGtgaaggggtgggagagaggacagggagaccaGCATGCAAGAGAGATCTGGAGAAGGAGGCGAGTTCCACACCTGAGCCATCAGGGGTCAACCTGGGGTCAAAACTCCTCTCGACCAATCAGATGAACAGCAGagcgacccctgacccctccaccaGGCCCCTGGCGTGTGTCAGGAGTGTGGCTCGCGAGGGGAGCATCACTGAAGATGTGTTTGAGCCCAGtccccagagaagcacagctcaGCCCAGTGACAGGAGGGTGTTAGTGGCTCCCTCCGTGGCCAGTGTGAAGAATAAGATCCACCAGTTTGAGACCCTGACCCAGAAGACCCAGAGGGACTTCCAGAAGCCCCGACGGGCCTTCTCTGTCCCCGAGCACCTGGGCAGGAAGGCTGGGGAGGGAGCCAGCAAGGCCGGGAGGGGTCAGGAtctggggggaaggagagggcggtgggagggagtgaaggaggagagggatggggtggattcaggaggagaacGGATGAGACGCACAACGGGTAATGAGGTGAAGAGGAGCGCTCCAGATCAAGTTCTGGGGGGGCTCccgggcagaggagaggaggagaaggagaaggagagaggctgggcagTGAGGTCAGCGTCCGTAGATGAGACTGGgctgaggtgggagaggagggtgaaggagagagaaactgagagagaggctgagaggagggagaaggagagagaggctgagagagaggctgagaggagggagaaggagagagaggctgagaggagggagaaggagagagaggctgagagagaggctgagaggagggagaaggagagagaggctgagagagaggctgagaggagggagaaggagagagaggctgagagagaggctgagagacaggctgagaggagggagaaggagagacaggctgaaggGGGAGGAGTGCAGGAGAGAGGCCGAGCAGAGGAGAGTGAAGTTGGACCCAATACATATCTCAAACTGAAGGACAAGATGGAGATTCCTCTCAGTGGAGGAATCAGAGAGAGACCTCGCAGAGCCTCTCCTGTGGATGAGACCAGTTCCAGCCAGCCTGCTGAGCCAGAGAGACCATTCACACCTCACAGCAGGAACAGGAGGACGGAGGCTGCCTCCATCAAGCTGTTGAACTTCAATAATAACTGCAATAGTAGTGAGATAGCAGAGCTCCagcacagccccagccctgacCTGTCTTCTCCAGTCAGTGACGATGACAAAACCCCCACCAATACCCCCCACGACTCTCCCTTCTACCCCCAGGAGGGGGGCTCTCCTGCCTTCACCCCCACAGCCCAGCCTCACACCTCCAGCCAGGAGACCAACTCCCATCTGGGGAGggactccctgtcctcccccagcaGCCTGCCCCAGACCGGGGGAGACCTGGATGCGTGGGTAGCCGGCCTGAGCCGCAAGATCGAGCGCTGGGACTGTGACGAGGAGGACGATGAAGAGGGGACAGAGAAGGACGAGGACTCTAACTACGACTCGGACGAATCCTCTGTAACCATCACCAGCAACATGAGCCAATCAGATCGCAGGAGTTTCTGTCTCAG CCTGGCTGAGCTGTGTAACTTCGGGGGGGTGGACTATGAGACGGAGGCTGAGATGGAGGACTGGCCGCCCGGTCGCTCTGCCTCCCTGAGCTCAGATGTGTCGGccctgtcctgtgtgtctgtcctggacAGCGAGGAGCTGGACAGGCTGCTGGATGATGTTCGGAGTCTTGGGGACGACACCCTGCAG AACTATGAGGATGTGCAGGTGGTGGTCCTCCATAAGGAGGTGGGCATCGGCCTGGGCTTCACTGTTGCCGGGGGCGAGGACCAGAACAAGCCTGTCACC GTCCACAGGGTGTTCTCCTCTGGAGTGGCGGCTCAGGAAGGCTCCATCAGGGAGGGCGACCTGGTCCTGTCAATCAACGGTACCTCGCTGTCTGGCTCCGCCCACTGGCAGGCTCTGAGGACGCTCAGGAAGGCGAGGACCCTGGGGATGGGCGTGGTCGTGCTGCGGAGGTGCGTGGCCTCCAAGCCCGTGAAGGGTGTGACTGGAGCAGACATGCAGGGGCGGAAACAGACCCCGCCCACCAACACAG GCCAGCG
- the cunh1orf43 gene encoding protein C1orf43 homolog isoform X2, with protein MTTSPSNKVNVVLVMAYGSLVFVLLFIFVKRQIMRFAMRSRRGPHVPLGHNTPKDLKQEMDSRLSKVQEIRFEPRLLSGDDDRLQHGGCYDYLYRMRALDAIRDCDISFRELGGTPTAVTGRRFRTWLLELRNSSSVFRNRSSSLVDTLLEGYHNARHGTGVFGEAEFVQYQEALTELATLVKTQASSAAVTQHHQAAAKDLTSPPDPPPSSPPQVTYLPSAGQRSKRPKHFLELKNFKDNYNTLESTWT; from the exons ATGACGACGTCTCCGTCAAACAAGGTCAATGTTGTGCTTGTCATGGCCTACGGAAGTCTA GTGTTTGTGCTGCTGTTCATCTTTGTGAAGAGGCAGATCATGCGCTTTGCTATGAGGTCCCGCAGAGGACCACATGTGCCCCTTGGTCACAACACACCAAAG GACCTAAAGCAGGAGATGGACTCGCGCCTCTCTAAGGTCCAGGAGATCCGCTTCGAGCCCCGTCTGCTGTCTGGTGATGATGACCGGCTACAACACGGCG GATGCTATGACTACCTCTACCGGATGAGAGCGCTGGATGCCATCAGAGACTGTG ACATCTCGTTCCGTGAGCTGGGAGGAACTCCCACAGCTGTGACAGGAAGGAGGTTCAGAACCTGGCTGTTAGAACTCCGGAACTCCAGTTCTGTGTTCCGTAACAGAAGCAGTTCCCTGGTAGACACACTGCTGGAGGGATACCATAATGCTCGCCACGGCACTGGG GTGTTTGGAGAAGCGGAGTTTGTTCAATACCAGGAGGCTCTGACTGAGCTGGCCACCCT cgtgaAGACCCAGGCCAGCTCGGCTGCTGTGACCCAGCATCACCAGGCCGCTGCTAAAGACCTGACcagccctccagaccctcccccctcctcccccccccaggtcacCTACCTCCCGTCGGCAGGGCAACGCAGCAAGCGTCCCAAACACTTCTTGGAACTCAAGAACTTCAAAGACAACTATAACACTCTGGAAAGCACCTGGACATAG
- the cunh1orf43 gene encoding protein C1orf43 homolog isoform X3 yields the protein MTTSPSNKVNVVLVMAYGSLDLKQEMDSRLSKVQEIRFEPRLLSGDDDRLQHGGCYDYLYRMRALDAIRDCDISFRELGGTPTAVTGRRFRTWLLELRNSSSVFRNRSSSLVDTLLEGYHNARHGTGVFGEAEFVQYQEALTELATLVKTQASSAAVTQHHQAAAKDLTSPPDPPPSSPPQVTYLPSAGQRSKRPKHFLELKNFKDNYNTLESTWT from the exons ATGACGACGTCTCCGTCAAACAAGGTCAATGTTGTGCTTGTCATGGCCTACGGAAGTCTA GACCTAAAGCAGGAGATGGACTCGCGCCTCTCTAAGGTCCAGGAGATCCGCTTCGAGCCCCGTCTGCTGTCTGGTGATGATGACCGGCTACAACACGGCG GATGCTATGACTACCTCTACCGGATGAGAGCGCTGGATGCCATCAGAGACTGTG ACATCTCGTTCCGTGAGCTGGGAGGAACTCCCACAGCTGTGACAGGAAGGAGGTTCAGAACCTGGCTGTTAGAACTCCGGAACTCCAGTTCTGTGTTCCGTAACAGAAGCAGTTCCCTGGTAGACACACTGCTGGAGGGATACCATAATGCTCGCCACGGCACTGGG GTGTTTGGAGAAGCGGAGTTTGTTCAATACCAGGAGGCTCTGACTGAGCTGGCCACCCT cgtgaAGACCCAGGCCAGCTCGGCTGCTGTGACCCAGCATCACCAGGCCGCTGCTAAAGACCTGACcagccctccagaccctcccccctcctcccccccccaggtcacCTACCTCCCGTCGGCAGGGCAACGCAGCAAGCGTCCCAAACACTTCTTGGAACTCAAGAACTTCAAAGACAACTATAACACTCTGGAAAGCACCTGGACATAG
- the cunh1orf43 gene encoding protein C1orf43 homolog isoform X1 encodes MRFAMRSRRGPHVPLGHNTPKDLKQEMDSRLSKVQEIRFEPRLLSGDDDRLQHGGCYDYLYRMRALDAIRDCDISFRELGGTPTAVTGRRFRTWLLELRNSSSVFRNRSSSLVDTLLEGYHNARHGTGVFGEAEFVQYQEALTELATLVKTQASSAAVTQHHQAAAKDLTSPPDPPPSSPPQVTYLPSAGQRSKRPKHFLELKNFKDNYNTLESTWT; translated from the exons ATGCGCTTTGCTATGAGGTCCCGCAGAGGACCACATGTGCCCCTTGGTCACAACACACCAAAG GACCTAAAGCAGGAGATGGACTCGCGCCTCTCTAAGGTCCAGGAGATCCGCTTCGAGCCCCGTCTGCTGTCTGGTGATGATGACCGGCTACAACACGGCG GATGCTATGACTACCTCTACCGGATGAGAGCGCTGGATGCCATCAGAGACTGTG ACATCTCGTTCCGTGAGCTGGGAGGAACTCCCACAGCTGTGACAGGAAGGAGGTTCAGAACCTGGCTGTTAGAACTCCGGAACTCCAGTTCTGTGTTCCGTAACAGAAGCAGTTCCCTGGTAGACACACTGCTGGAGGGATACCATAATGCTCGCCACGGCACTGGG GTGTTTGGAGAAGCGGAGTTTGTTCAATACCAGGAGGCTCTGACTGAGCTGGCCACCCT cgtgaAGACCCAGGCCAGCTCGGCTGCTGTGACCCAGCATCACCAGGCCGCTGCTAAAGACCTGACcagccctccagaccctcccccctcctcccccccccaggtcacCTACCTCCCGTCGGCAGGGCAACGCAGCAAGCGTCCCAAACACTTCTTGGAACTCAAGAACTTCAAAGACAACTATAACACTCTGGAAAGCACCTGGACATAG